In Corynebacterium nuruki S6-4, the following proteins share a genomic window:
- a CDS encoding dTDP-4-dehydrorhamnose 3,5-epimerase family protein, with translation MTESQDTQGIEDLQIPGVWVHTPRVFPDDRGEFLEWFKAETVADKLGYPLDIPQANLSTSREGVVRGIHYADVPPGQAKYVTCVAGRILDVVVDLRRGSPTYGRHAIVDLSAADRRGLFLPVGVGHGFIVPAGTQQATVCYLVSEGYNPAAEHGVNPLDPALGIDWSASGLTEEAFVLSDKDRDAPGVAEVEATLPGYDECLGWEQELRDTWGYATREAEEWAGEPD, from the coding sequence ATGACAGAGTCTCAGGACACGCAGGGTATCGAGGACCTCCAGATCCCCGGGGTGTGGGTGCACACCCCCCGGGTCTTCCCCGACGACCGCGGGGAATTCCTCGAGTGGTTCAAGGCGGAGACCGTCGCCGACAAACTCGGCTACCCGCTCGACATCCCCCAGGCCAACCTCTCCACCTCCCGGGAAGGCGTGGTCCGCGGCATCCACTACGCCGACGTCCCCCCGGGACAGGCCAAGTACGTCACCTGTGTCGCCGGCCGCATCCTCGATGTCGTGGTCGACCTGCGGCGCGGCTCACCGACCTACGGCCGTCACGCCATCGTCGACCTGTCCGCCGCCGACCGTCGGGGCCTGTTCCTGCCGGTCGGGGTCGGCCACGGGTTCATCGTCCCGGCGGGCACGCAGCAGGCGACGGTCTGCTACCTCGTCTCCGAGGGGTACAACCCGGCCGCCGAACACGGGGTGAATCCTCTGGACCCCGCCCTGGGGATCGACTGGTCGGCGTCCGGACTCACCGAGGAGGCGTTCGTGCTCTCCGACAAGGACCGGGACGCCCCGGGCGTCGCCGAGGTCGAGGCGACCCTCCCCGGCTACGACGAGTGCCTGGGCTGGGAGCAGGAACTGCGTGACACGTGGGGCTACGCCACCCGCGAAGCCGAGGAATGGGCCGGGGAGCCGGACTAG
- a CDS encoding flavin reductase family protein, producing the protein MRVPRRLTGLTRAVARTAPRLLTTFTTPLLPDDYAGLFDPLRGREIRGRITDIAHHPDFTTLTIEPGPGLPHRFEAGQFIGLGLQVDGVWRWRCYSLTNPPAPSPSRGTDGHTRRELTVSVKPVPDGRISTRLADHARPGGIIRLSAPGGDFHLPSPVPGKLLFVTAGAGITPVMSMLRWLRQEYGTSDGWPDVVHVHSERGAEPARPFGRELRELSEAVPAYRLIHRDTTADGRLTPSDVGALVPDHADRTAFACGPAPLLDSLRDLLPGLRTESFHTADTVDIDATDLGGEIVLGSTGVTASSTGTTTILEAAEDAGVPLVHGCRMGICRTCVTPVVDGTAVDLRDGTSYGPGEQIRTCCCVPAGRLELDPH; encoded by the coding sequence ATGCGAGTACCCCGACGGCTCACCGGACTCACCCGCGCCGTGGCACGCACGGCGCCCCGACTACTCACCACCTTCACCACCCCACTGCTCCCCGACGACTACGCGGGCCTGTTCGACCCGCTGCGGGGCCGCGAGATCCGTGGCCGCATCACCGACATCGCCCACCACCCCGACTTCACCACCCTGACCATCGAACCCGGCCCCGGGCTGCCCCACCGCTTCGAGGCCGGCCAGTTCATCGGCCTGGGCCTGCAGGTCGACGGCGTGTGGCGCTGGCGCTGCTACTCGCTGACCAACCCACCGGCCCCCAGCCCCTCGCGCGGCACCGACGGGCACACCCGGCGCGAACTGACCGTCAGCGTCAAACCCGTGCCCGACGGCCGCATCTCCACCCGGCTCGCCGACCACGCCCGGCCCGGCGGGATCATCCGGCTCAGCGCACCGGGCGGGGACTTCCACCTGCCCTCCCCGGTCCCCGGGAAGCTGCTGTTCGTCACCGCCGGCGCCGGCATCACCCCCGTCATGTCGATGCTGCGCTGGCTGCGCCAGGAGTACGGCACCAGCGACGGGTGGCCGGATGTCGTCCACGTGCACAGTGAGCGCGGTGCGGAACCCGCCCGTCCCTTCGGCCGGGAACTCCGCGAGCTCAGCGAGGCCGTGCCCGCCTACCGGCTCATCCACCGGGACACGACCGCCGACGGCCGGCTCACCCCGTCCGATGTCGGCGCACTGGTCCCCGACCACGCCGACCGGACCGCCTTCGCCTGCGGCCCCGCCCCGCTGCTCGACTCACTGCGGGACCTGCTGCCCGGGCTGCGCACCGAGTCCTTCCACACCGCGGACACCGTCGACATCGACGCCACCGACCTCGGCGGGGAGATCGTGCTCGGCAGCACCGGGGTGACGGCGTCCTCCACCGGCACGACGACCATCCTCGAGGCCGCGGAGGACGCCGGCGTGCCGCTGGTCCACGGCTGCCGGATGGGGATCTGCCGCACCTGCGTCACCCCGGTCGTCGACGGTACCGCCGTCGACCTGCGGGACGGCACCAGCTACGGGCCCGGCGAACAGATCCGCACCTGCTGCTGCGTCCCCGCCGGACGCCTCGAACTCGACCCCCACTGA
- a CDS encoding fatty acid desaturase family protein, with amino-acid sequence MAIQDITAYAHLTDEDVEEIGRRLTALEKKHRDALGDADSRYIRGLIRTQRGMDLAARAGTIAAPAIAVPAAAVLGVAKILENLEIGHNVMHGQWDWMNDPEIHSSTWEWDNTGPSSGWKHSHNVVHHTYTNILGMDNDIGYGVLRVTRDRKWKPSTLLQPVTNVVLASLFELAVGFYDVDLGRFFAGRQTWEETKPRLFDTFRKVGKQWGKDYVAFPAVAAALGALLPGKAGRRTSAKRRASAAGKAALVANLMRNVWAYAVIFCGHFPDDVETFTKRTLDEESRSEWYLRQMLGSANFEGGKALTIMSGNLNYQIEHHLFPDMPSNHLAEVGREVQAIAEEFGLPYNTDSFPKQFLQVQKTLMKLSLPNSMLRADASNAPEVRSDEAFTGNAEIAAQTGHKQLRKGLALLKKARPKFLA; translated from the coding sequence ATGGCCATCCAGGACATCACCGCCTACGCACACCTCACCGACGAGGACGTCGAGGAGATCGGACGCCGCCTCACCGCACTGGAGAAGAAGCACCGCGACGCACTGGGGGACGCGGACTCCCGCTACATCCGCGGCCTGATCCGCACCCAGCGGGGCATGGATCTGGCCGCCCGGGCCGGGACCATCGCCGCCCCCGCCATCGCCGTGCCGGCCGCCGCGGTGCTGGGGGTCGCGAAGATCCTCGAGAACCTCGAGATCGGCCACAACGTCATGCACGGCCAGTGGGACTGGATGAACGACCCGGAGATCCACTCGTCCACCTGGGAGTGGGACAACACCGGCCCGTCGTCGGGCTGGAAGCACTCCCACAATGTCGTCCACCACACGTACACGAACATCCTCGGCATGGACAACGACATCGGCTACGGCGTCCTTCGTGTGACCCGTGACCGGAAGTGGAAGCCGTCGACGCTCCTGCAGCCGGTGACCAACGTGGTGCTGGCGTCCCTGTTCGAGCTGGCCGTGGGCTTCTACGATGTCGACCTCGGCCGGTTCTTCGCCGGGCGGCAGACCTGGGAGGAGACGAAACCCCGCCTGTTCGACACGTTCCGGAAGGTCGGGAAGCAGTGGGGCAAGGACTACGTCGCCTTCCCGGCGGTCGCCGCCGCCCTCGGCGCCCTACTGCCGGGAAAGGCCGGACGCCGCACCTCGGCGAAACGCAGGGCGTCCGCCGCAGGCAAGGCCGCGCTGGTGGCGAACCTGATGCGCAACGTGTGGGCCTACGCGGTGATCTTCTGCGGGCACTTCCCCGATGACGTGGAGACCTTCACCAAGCGCACCCTCGACGAGGAGAGCCGGTCGGAGTGGTACCTGCGGCAGATGCTGGGGTCGGCGAACTTCGAGGGCGGTAAGGCACTGACGATCATGTCCGGGAACCTGAACTACCAGATCGAGCACCACCTGTTCCCCGACATGCCCTCCAACCACCTCGCCGAGGTCGGCCGTGAGGTGCAGGCCATCGCCGAGGAGTTCGGCCTGCCGTACAACACGGACAGTTTCCCGAAGCAGTTCCTGCAGGTGCAGAAGACACTGATGAAGCTGTCCCTGCCGAACTCGATGCTGCGGGCGGACGCCTCCAACGCCCCCGAGGTCCGCTCCGACGAGGCCTTCACCGGGAACGCGGAGATCGCCGCCCAGACCGGGCACAAGCAGCTGCGCAAGGGCCTGGCCCTGCTGAAGAAGGCGCGGCCGAAGTTCCTGGCCTGA
- the rfbB gene encoding dTDP-glucose 4,6-dehydratase, whose protein sequence is MSVPTTDRPRRITRLLVTGGAGFIGSNFIHRTRATHPDVTVTVLDAMTYAANPANLAGLTGVELVEGDVCDGVLVDRLVGALAEVPAGQDAASAGEAAVVHFAAESHNDNALRDPLRFVRSNTDGTAVVAEACVRHGVRLHHISTDEVFGDLPLRGSGEPGAEDRFTVDTPYRPSSVYSASKASADHLVRAFVRSHGLRATISNCSNNYGPRQHPEKFLPRQITGLLDGETPRLYGTGDNVRDWIHVDDHNDAVWAVLERGVDGGTYLIGADGERSNLECVQDLNRLFGRDPQDFVHVTDRPGHDRRYAIDPSSVRELGWWPRYTDFAAGLAATVQWYRDHRDWWETARKDAELVYRQSEEIL, encoded by the coding sequence ATGTCGGTCCCGACCACCGACCGGCCCCGCCGGATCACCCGCCTGCTGGTGACCGGCGGGGCCGGTTTCATCGGTTCCAACTTCATCCACCGCACCCGCGCGACGCATCCGGATGTGACGGTCACGGTGCTGGACGCGATGACCTATGCCGCGAATCCGGCGAACCTCGCCGGCCTGACCGGGGTGGAGCTGGTCGAGGGGGACGTCTGCGACGGCGTCCTGGTGGACCGTCTCGTCGGCGCCCTCGCCGAGGTCCCCGCGGGACAGGACGCCGCCTCCGCCGGTGAGGCCGCGGTCGTGCACTTCGCGGCCGAGAGCCACAACGACAATGCGCTGCGCGACCCGCTGCGGTTCGTGCGGTCGAACACCGACGGGACGGCGGTCGTGGCCGAGGCGTGCGTGCGCCACGGCGTGCGGCTGCACCACATCTCCACCGACGAGGTCTTCGGCGACCTGCCGTTGCGTGGGTCGGGGGAGCCGGGGGCGGAGGACCGCTTCACCGTCGACACGCCGTACCGGCCGTCGTCGGTGTACTCGGCCTCGAAGGCTTCGGCGGACCACCTGGTGCGCGCGTTCGTCCGCAGTCACGGGCTGCGGGCCACGATCTCGAACTGCTCGAACAACTACGGGCCGCGGCAGCACCCGGAGAAGTTCCTGCCCCGGCAGATCACCGGACTGCTCGACGGGGAGACGCCGCGCCTGTACGGCACCGGTGACAACGTGCGCGACTGGATCCACGTCGACGACCACAATGACGCGGTGTGGGCGGTCCTGGAGCGCGGCGTGGACGGCGGGACGTATCTCATCGGCGCCGACGGCGAGCGGTCCAACCTGGAGTGTGTGCAGGATCTGAACCGGTTGTTCGGCCGGGATCCGCAGGATTTCGTCCACGTCACGGACCGGCCGGGCCATGACCGGCGGTACGCCATCGACCCGTCGTCGGTCCGGGAGCTGGGGTGGTGGCCGCGCTACACCGACTTTGCGGCCGGTCTGGCGGCGACAGTGCAGTGGTACCGCGACCACCGGGACTGGTGGGAGACCGCCAGGAAGGACGCCGAGCTGGTCTACCGGCAGTCCGAGGAGATCCTCTAG
- the ccsB gene encoding c-type cytochrome biogenesis protein CcsB encodes MYVNQDLAEFSDLAYKTAVALYLVSLAVSLVYYGMLRSATEARRERSRILGEAKAAAAEKVAVPVGAGSGADAGKDDRSDVSGIASGSLSEADLPKTFQIDAIRAKHRRADMWGGMTQTIIWLTVAVHLLFLVTRGWSAHRFPWGNLFEYVSVVSGMAMVIACVVLRRKSMRVLWPWLLTPIIVLLFYAGTELYADVAPVVPSLKSNWFWIHVTTVSFGGGIGLVSGMASLLYLLRRAQPKGEEHGILGKIVSPLPDASKLDALAYRSAIWTLPVFGLGVIFGAIWAHSAWGRFWGWDPKETVSLITWLLYAAYLHARATPGMRGKPAAWINVLAFATMVFNLFFINMVVSGLHSYAGLN; translated from the coding sequence ATGTACGTCAATCAGGACCTGGCGGAGTTTTCGGACCTCGCCTATAAGACGGCGGTGGCGCTGTATCTCGTGAGCCTCGCGGTGTCGCTCGTCTACTACGGGATGCTGCGGTCGGCCACCGAGGCCCGCCGCGAGCGGTCGCGGATCCTCGGGGAGGCGAAGGCGGCGGCGGCCGAGAAGGTCGCCGTTCCGGTCGGCGCCGGTTCCGGTGCCGACGCCGGCAAGGACGACCGCTCCGATGTCTCCGGCATCGCCAGCGGGTCACTGTCCGAGGCGGACCTGCCGAAGACCTTCCAGATCGACGCGATCCGGGCGAAGCACCGGCGCGCCGACATGTGGGGCGGGATGACCCAGACCATCATCTGGCTGACCGTCGCCGTCCACCTGCTCTTCCTCGTCACCCGCGGCTGGTCCGCCCACCGGTTCCCGTGGGGCAACCTGTTCGAGTACGTCTCGGTCGTCTCCGGCATGGCGATGGTCATCGCCTGCGTGGTCCTGCGCCGCAAGTCCATGCGGGTGCTGTGGCCGTGGCTGCTCACCCCGATCATCGTCCTGCTGTTCTACGCGGGCACCGAGCTCTACGCCGACGTCGCGCCGGTCGTGCCCTCGCTGAAGTCGAACTGGTTCTGGATCCACGTCACCACCGTCTCCTTCGGTGGCGGCATCGGCCTGGTGTCCGGTATGGCGTCGCTGCTGTACCTGCTGCGCCGCGCCCAGCCGAAGGGTGAGGAGCACGGCATCCTCGGCAAGATCGTGTCGCCGCTGCCGGACGCCTCGAAGCTGGACGCCCTGGCCTACCGGTCCGCGATCTGGACGCTGCCGGTCTTCGGCCTCGGCGTGATCTTCGGCGCGATCTGGGCCCACTCCGCCTGGGGCCGGTTCTGGGGCTGGGACCCCAAGGAGACCGTCTCGCTGATCACCTGGCTGCTGTACGCCGCCTACCTGCACGCCCGTGCGACGCCGGGGATGCGCGGCAAGCCGGCGGCGTGGATCAACGTCCTGGCCTTCGCCACCATGGTCTTCAACCTCTTCTTCATCAACATGGTGGTCTCCGGCCTGCACTCCTACGCCGGACTGAACTGA
- the resB gene encoding cytochrome c biogenesis protein ResB, translating into MMRSILRWPRKAWQWLTKMRTALVLLFLLALAAVPGALLPQRSLNEGNVEQYLQANGKIAEIYDKLGLFDVFSSGWFAAIYVLLFISLIGCILPRTVDHIRALRNKPPAAPRRLDRMPNYISGTVEASPEQVKKEIGRRFRKWQGGATEADKDRAGKWSYSAERGYFREFANLVFHLSLVGILVTVLVGRLVYYEGQVIVVAGTDNSQFCNTAVANFDSLRYGPTFDGTTLSPFCVNVKNFDAEFLPSGQAVSFKSDIDYAEGDDALKPVDQWKQHELKVNHPLTIAGNRVYLQGHGYAPTFTVTWPNGETRTDTVQFRPDDMTNFLSSGALKMDPPAGMYPDLQDRRKNQLAIQGLFAPTAQFSGENNSLLQSSFPSMKDPAVAVDIYRGDVGLDSGTGQDIFSLDSTQLHSGALQKLDRVNLKTGEDVTLDNGTKVRFDGAKQFVNLQVSKDPTEVWVLFFALLMLVSLVGSLTVKRRRFWVRVADNGDGTTSLQIAGLARTDSAGWGREFNRVSEELLHLDEEELDEEFDQTDSEWDDWEDELEREVHQQIASGELRGPDTNDTKNDTNSTNDTNSTNDTNSTDEKNGGSTDRPDAGN; encoded by the coding sequence ATGATGCGCAGTATCCTCCGGTGGCCGAGAAAAGCCTGGCAGTGGTTGACGAAGATGCGGACCGCCCTGGTCCTGCTCTTCCTCCTCGCCCTGGCGGCCGTCCCGGGGGCACTGCTCCCGCAGCGTTCCCTCAACGAGGGCAACGTCGAGCAGTACCTGCAGGCCAACGGGAAGATCGCGGAGATCTACGACAAGCTGGGACTGTTCGACGTCTTCAGCTCCGGCTGGTTCGCCGCGATCTACGTCCTGCTCTTCATCTCGCTGATCGGCTGCATCCTGCCGCGCACCGTCGACCACATCAGGGCGCTGCGTAACAAGCCGCCGGCCGCCCCGCGCCGCCTCGACCGGATGCCGAACTACATCTCCGGCACTGTCGAGGCGTCCCCCGAGCAGGTCAAGAAGGAGATCGGCCGCCGCTTCCGCAAGTGGCAGGGCGGTGCGACCGAGGCGGACAAGGACCGTGCCGGCAAATGGTCGTACTCGGCCGAGCGCGGCTACTTCCGCGAGTTCGCGAACCTGGTGTTCCACCTGTCGCTCGTCGGCATCCTGGTCACCGTGCTGGTCGGCCGCCTGGTCTACTACGAAGGCCAGGTCATCGTCGTCGCCGGCACCGACAACTCGCAGTTCTGCAACACCGCCGTCGCGAACTTCGACTCGCTGCGCTACGGGCCGACGTTCGACGGCACCACACTGTCCCCGTTCTGCGTGAACGTGAAGAACTTCGACGCCGAATTCCTGCCCAGCGGGCAGGCCGTCAGCTTCAAGTCCGACATCGACTACGCCGAGGGCGACGATGCCCTCAAGCCGGTCGACCAGTGGAAGCAGCACGAGCTGAAGGTCAACCACCCGCTGACGATCGCCGGCAACCGGGTGTACCTGCAGGGCCACGGCTACGCGCCGACGTTCACGGTCACCTGGCCCAACGGCGAGACCCGGACCGACACGGTCCAGTTCCGCCCGGACGACATGACCAACTTCCTGTCCTCGGGTGCCCTGAAGATGGACCCGCCGGCGGGCATGTACCCCGACCTGCAGGACCGCCGGAAGAACCAGCTGGCGATCCAGGGGCTCTTCGCCCCGACGGCGCAGTTCTCCGGGGAGAACAATTCGCTGCTGCAGTCGAGCTTCCCGTCGATGAAGGATCCGGCGGTCGCGGTGGACATCTACCGCGGTGACGTCGGCCTGGATTCCGGTACCGGCCAGGACATCTTCAGTCTCGACTCCACCCAGCTGCACTCCGGTGCCCTGCAGAAGCTCGACCGGGTGAACCTGAAGACCGGTGAGGACGTCACCCTCGACAACGGCACGAAGGTGCGGTTCGACGGGGCCAAGCAGTTCGTCAACCTCCAGGTGAGCAAGGACCCGACCGAGGTGTGGGTGCTCTTCTTCGCCCTGCTGATGCTCGTCAGCCTGGTGGGCTCGCTGACCGTGAAGCGGCGCCGGTTCTGGGTGCGTGTCGCCGACAACGGTGACGGCACCACCTCGCTGCAGATCGCCGGACTCGCCCGGACGGACTCCGCCGGCTGGGGCCGGGAGTTCAACCGGGTGTCCGAGGAGCTGCTGCACCTCGACGAGGAGGAACTCGACGAGGAGTTCGACCAGACCGACAGTGAGTGGGACGACTGGGAGGACGAGCTGGAGCGCGAGGTGCACCAGCAGATCGCCTCGGGTGAGCTGCGCGGTCCGGACACGAACGACACGAAGAACGACACGAACAGCACGAACGACACGAACAGCACGAACGACACGAACAGTACGGACGAGAAGAACGGCGGGAGCACCGACCGGCCGGACGCCGGGAACTGA
- a CDS encoding cytochrome c biogenesis CcdA family protein — translation MSDLGSTFSDAVTTGPLLLGLLAAAVAGLVSFASPCVIPLVPGYVSYLAGVVGADAEYTAEGTVVTKKRGRAGGAALLFVLGFTVVFVLATATVFGAISAIQVNQELLMRIGGAVTIIMGVVFMGFIRPLQTDTRMAPRRWSTVVGAPLLGAVFALGWTPCLGPTLAAIISVSAGTEGTTAARGVALIIAYCLGLGIPFILVALGSSKALRGVGWLRRHSRTIQLIGGALLVIVGILLVTGQWAVFVDWIRQWLISDTTLPI, via the coding sequence ATGTCCGACCTCGGTTCGACGTTCTCCGATGCGGTGACCACCGGTCCGCTGCTGCTCGGCCTGCTGGCCGCGGCCGTGGCCGGGCTGGTCTCGTTCGCGTCCCCCTGTGTGATCCCGCTGGTCCCCGGATACGTCTCCTATCTCGCCGGCGTGGTCGGTGCGGACGCCGAGTACACCGCCGAGGGCACCGTCGTGACGAAGAAGCGCGGCCGGGCCGGTGGCGCGGCGCTGCTGTTCGTCCTCGGTTTCACGGTGGTCTTCGTCCTCGCCACCGCCACGGTGTTCGGCGCGATCAGCGCGATCCAGGTCAACCAGGAACTGCTGATGCGCATCGGTGGCGCGGTGACGATCATCATGGGCGTGGTCTTCATGGGCTTCATCCGGCCGCTGCAGACCGACACCCGCATGGCGCCCCGTCGCTGGTCGACGGTGGTCGGCGCCCCGCTGCTCGGAGCGGTCTTCGCCCTCGGCTGGACGCCCTGCCTGGGCCCGACCCTCGCGGCGATCATCTCCGTGTCCGCCGGTACCGAAGGCACCACCGCCGCCCGCGGCGTGGCACTGATCATCGCCTACTGCCTCGGCCTGGGCATCCCGTTCATCCTCGTGGCCCTCGGCTCGTCGAAGGCCCTGCGCGGGGTGGGCTGGCTGCGGCGGCACTCCCGCACCATCCAGCTCATCGGCGGGGCGCTGCTGGTCATCGTCGGTATTCTCCTGGTCACCGGTCAGTGGGCGGTGTTCGTGGACTGGATCCGCCAGTGGCTGATCTCGGACACGACCCTGCCCATCTAG
- a CDS encoding TlpA family protein disulfide reductase translates to MRTRPVLRTVLAATAAASLSFGIAACGSDSTAGQDAVAIGGTFEFVSPGGQTEITYDQADRKQVGDLQGDSLMDPGKTVGLDDFDGKVVVLNAWGQWCGPCRSESDDLERVQERLDKDGRGTVLGINVRDPSRDKAQDFVTDNGITYPSLYDPPFKSALALGGIPASVIPTTVVLDKQHRPAKVFLREITEDDLWGAVEPLLGE, encoded by the coding sequence ATGCGCACCCGCCCCGTCCTCCGCACGGTCCTCGCCGCCACCGCCGCGGCATCCCTGTCCTTCGGCATCGCCGCCTGCGGCAGCGACAGCACCGCCGGACAGGACGCCGTCGCCATCGGCGGCACCTTCGAATTCGTCTCACCCGGCGGCCAGACGGAGATCACCTACGATCAGGCGGACCGTAAGCAGGTCGGCGACCTGCAGGGTGATTCCCTCATGGATCCGGGCAAGACCGTCGGCCTCGACGACTTCGACGGCAAGGTCGTCGTCCTGAACGCCTGGGGCCAGTGGTGCGGACCGTGCCGGAGCGAGTCCGACGACCTGGAACGCGTCCAGGAGCGGCTCGACAAGGACGGCCGGGGCACGGTCCTGGGCATCAACGTGCGCGACCCCTCCCGGGACAAGGCGCAGGACTTCGTCACCGACAACGGCATCACCTACCCGTCGCTGTACGATCCGCCGTTCAAGTCGGCGCTCGCCCTCGGCGGCATCCCGGCGTCCGTCATCCCGACGACCGTCGTCCTCGACAAGCAGCACCGCCCCGCCAAGGTCTTCCTCCGTGAGATCACCGAGGACGACCTCTGGGGTGCCGTCGAACCGCTGCTGGGCGAGTGA
- a CDS encoding histidine phosphatase family protein, whose product MSTIVHLVRHGEVHNPDRILYGRLPGWHLSVRGRQMAAAVAQDFADHDIRALVASPLQRAQETAAPILDGLNAAGAGLDLVTDEDLLEAGNDLQGLHIKGVRSALWNPKRWPMLRQPSVPSWGEPYTEIVDRMWLAIDRARVAALSHEAVCVSHQLPVVCVQRDVQGLPLQHNPANRRCNLASVTSLVFDGPGDTELTDMIYSEPAQEI is encoded by the coding sequence ATGAGCACGATCGTCCATCTCGTCCGTCACGGCGAGGTACACAACCCGGACCGCATCCTCTACGGGCGGCTTCCCGGCTGGCACCTGAGCGTCCGCGGACGGCAGATGGCCGCCGCCGTCGCACAGGACTTCGCCGACCACGACATCCGTGCGCTCGTCGCGTCCCCGCTGCAGCGCGCGCAGGAGACCGCCGCGCCGATCCTCGACGGTCTCAACGCCGCCGGCGCCGGCCTCGACCTCGTCACCGACGAGGACCTGCTCGAGGCAGGCAACGACCTGCAGGGACTGCACATCAAGGGCGTCCGGTCCGCACTGTGGAACCCGAAGCGCTGGCCGATGCTGCGGCAGCCCAGCGTGCCGAGCTGGGGTGAGCCCTACACCGAGATCGTCGACCGGATGTGGCTCGCCATCGACCGCGCCCGCGTCGCCGCCCTCAGCCACGAAGCGGTGTGCGTCAGCCACCAGCTGCCCGTCGTCTGCGTCCAGCGCGACGTGCAGGGACTGCCGCTGCAGCACAACCCCGCCAACCGCCGCTGCAACCTCGCCTCGGTGACCTCCCTCGTCTTCGACGGGCCGGGGGACACCGAACTCACCGACATGATCTACTCGGAACCCGCGCAGGAGATCTGA
- a CDS encoding ABC transporter substrate-binding protein translates to MSLGVVPVGMEEYPWAADDSGYLPWIREELEKEHVAADDYPELIDAGDGGVNVEQIAKLDPDVILAPWSGITQDQYDDLSALAPTVAYPEKPWTIDWKDQISTVATALGQKDRADNLIGGINDRFAAVRDEHPEFGDHDFAFIYNQGAGGNLGVFLPTEQRSAMVENLGFRVAPFVEQMKGNEKEGTDSAEFSMEQASRLNDVDMLFTFYSDEGNRREMEAQPVYGDIAAIRRGSVVAPTDNAFVTASSIINPLTVPWSIDRYVPMIGDALRHVG, encoded by the coding sequence ATGTCCCTCGGTGTGGTTCCCGTCGGTATGGAGGAGTACCCGTGGGCGGCGGACGACTCGGGCTACCTGCCGTGGATCCGCGAGGAACTCGAGAAGGAGCACGTCGCCGCGGACGACTACCCAGAGCTCATCGACGCAGGCGACGGTGGGGTCAACGTCGAACAGATCGCGAAACTGGACCCCGACGTGATCCTCGCACCCTGGTCAGGTATCACCCAGGACCAGTACGACGACCTCTCCGCCCTCGCCCCGACCGTCGCTTACCCGGAGAAGCCGTGGACGATCGACTGGAAGGACCAGATCAGCACCGTCGCCACGGCGCTGGGGCAGAAGGACCGGGCGGACAACCTCATCGGTGGAATCAACGACCGCTTCGCCGCCGTCAGGGACGAACACCCGGAGTTCGGTGACCACGATTTCGCCTTCATCTACAACCAGGGGGCCGGCGGGAACCTCGGAGTGTTCCTGCCCACCGAGCAGCGGTCCGCGATGGTGGAGAACCTCGGTTTCCGCGTCGCGCCGTTCGTCGAGCAGATGAAGGGCAACGAAAAAGAGGGAACCGACTCGGCGGAGTTCAGTATGGAGCAGGCCTCCCGGCTCAACGACGTTGACATGCTGTTCACCTTCTATTCCGACGAAGGCAACCGTCGGGAGATGGAGGCACAGCCGGTGTACGGCGACATTGCGGCGATCAGACGCGGCTCAGTGGTCGCACCGACGGACAACGCGTTCGTCACGGCGTCCTCCATCATCAATCCGCTGACGGTTCCGTGGTCGATCGACCGGTATGTACCGATGATCGGGGACGCCCTGCGCCACGTGGGATGA